Below is a genomic region from Fulvia fulva chromosome 5, complete sequence.
GTCTATCTATCGCATTCTTCCAGTATATAAGCTATAGATAGGCTTATAAGATAGGTGTATAGTATTGGTTTTATCTATATAGTTTTGTATATTACGTACTATCTTAGGAGTAGTATATATCGAGATATTCTATCGTAAGCAAGATTTAGAGGGAGTTTTAGTTAAACATTACGGCAGCTAACTAGCTCCAACTAACCTTAGGCGGATTTTATTTAGCGAGTGCACGTCAAGGGTCAAGATTGATTAGTGCACGTAATGGGGAAGACTTCTACTCAGCAGCACATCCCACCAGGATCATCTCAGGTGGGACATCTTCTAGAATACCACAGAAATCAGAACATCTTTCAGCGCATCTGTCCACCTGGATCACTTGACACACTCGCAAGACCTCCAGTATAGCATAGACCGCTGCTCACAACTCTCACTGCCAAAATGGTGCTTCACAACCCTAACAACTGGCATTGGGTCAACAAAGATGTTTCGGCATGGACCAAGGACTACCTCGATGAGCATCTGGTTGGACTGAAAGCGGAAAATGGCCCAATCAACGCTCAAGTCAGCAAGTTGCTCAGCATGGACGGCGATGTGGACGTGTCACAACGGAAAGGCAAAGTCATCACCATTTTCGACGTGCGGCTACAGCTTGAGTGGACCGGCAGTATACCTCTGAAGGAGAAGGTCAAGGAGAGCGACGGAGAGGATGCGCCAGAGATTGAGAAGGAGGTGCAGAAAGATGTGTCGGGAACAATCACAATACCAGAGGTTGCACACGATACGGAGGAGGACGAGTACGTGGTGAGTCAAGTGCATCAATGCCAGCACTGGCTAGACATCTGCTAACAGAGCCTGCAGTTCGAAGTAGAGCTTTACTCCTCCTCCCTCGACAAAGAACCTGCCAAGGATCTTGTTCGCAAGGACATCACGCCCCAACTTCGTGCCGCACTGCAGAAGCTCGCTCCAGCTCTGATCACAGAACACGGTAAAGACATCCAGCACGCCCCCGGCTCCAACCCATCCAGTGGCTTCCCCGCCGTACGGACTCTTCAATCGTCTTCCGTCAACAAAGACAAATCCTCCAACTCCTCAGCAACTACCACTTCCAATGGCTCCTCCACCGGACCCAAAGTCAACACAACCACCCTCTCCGACCAGCAAGAGTTCCGCACGACCGCCTCAGAAGCCTACCAAGTCTTCATCGACCCTCAGCGCATCGCAGCCTTCACGCGCGCCCCGCCCAAGCTCTTCGAAGGTTCCACTCCCGGCAGCAAATTCGAGCTCTTTGGTGGAAACGTTCAGGGCGAGTACGTCAAGCTAGAAGAGCCAACATACATTGAGCAGAAGTGGCGATTGGCACAGTGGCCGGCGGGACACTTCAGCACGTTGAAGATAAAGTTTGAGCAGAACGATGTGGATGCTGTGACGGTCATGAGAGTGGACTGGGAGGGCGTGCCGATCGGGCAGGAGGAGCCTACGAAGAGAAATTGGGAGCAGTACTATGTTAGGAGTATTAAGCAAACTTTTGGGTTCGGAACCATCTTATAGGTGGAACGTATCCCAAATGGTGCGATGATGTGGATGAGTAGCTGGAACACAATCGCATAGCCGCAAATGCTCAATCGGCATGTGGAAACAGTAGAGGTAGAAGTCGTGGCTGAAATCGACGAAAGAAATGAAAACCATACCCATCGAGACTCCTTGAAATCTGCCAAGGCCAGGACACCCTAGAATTGTAGTATATGGGGGCTCTTCAACACAGTGATACCTGGTCGTACTCAAGAAAGCGCGATTGGCCGAACATCAGTCCTTTCTTAGAGCTAGGCTAAATGATCGATGGGTTTCGACTAGCTCTTTGCTCTATTGTACATTCCTTCTTGCCCATATGTACAATGTGGTCGAATGCAGTCATTTACTCTGCGCGCTCTCGGAACGCAAGGCAGCGAGAAAGCGAGGTCTCGTTCAGGCGAGTGTGCCTGGCATCATTGCCCCCTGCTGGCACTGGTTGGTAGTCTGGCAACAGACCTAGCTCATGCCGCTGAATCTGCTTTGCTCGTGCTCCTGGCTCGCCGTCTCATCTAGGCGTGCAGCAAGCTACACTTGCAATGCCTGGGTACCCTGTGGTGCCAGCTCTTGCCCTTCGAGGTTCAACGTCGCCAAGCAACGCGCCTTCATCTGCTCTTTATTCATCTTTTCTTTGCCCATTCAATGGCGCCCTCGCATCGTTCTGATCTATCGCCGACCTCGGCTTGATCCTCACTTCCTCTTGTGCGGCCCAATGATTTGTGGATAAAATCTCGATAGGTGGTGGTTTATCGTTGACTTCTTCGCTTGTGTCGCTTTCTGTTGCACCTATTAGCTCATGATCGTCCAAGGCTGCCTCTCCTCCACCCAGCACTAATCGCTCTACTTCTACTGCCAATACCCCATCGTTCAAAGAGCTCGCCTCACTCGCTTGACTTACCCTCTCATCCATGCACTTCCTCAGCTGCATCTCCAAAACCTGACATCCAGCCGCTGAGTATCCTGATGAAGCCCAACATCCCAACATAGAGCCCATCACTCCAATGCATGGGTTGGCATCCGCGCGATCTGGTTTGCGGATTCGAAGTTTGGGAAGAGGCGGGAGGTTAGATTGCGCGGTTTGGAGAGTGCGAAAGCTAGATGATGCGTTCGATTTGCCGGGTGCCATGGTCGGTGTTGTGGTGAGCACGCGAGAAGGGAGGTCGATGGATGAATGCTGATGGGGTgatggtggtggtggtgcgGCGGTGCGGAGCGGAGAAGAAAGATATGGGACGGGGATACTTCGTGGATATCGCGGTTCTCTACATCTGACATGCGCGACTGCGATTCAGGAACTGACATCAACACCAACCTAGAATGCTTTGCGAGGCACCGCATTTCATTCAGATCTCAATGCGCCTTGATATTGGAGTGCAGCGGCGTCGCGCCACGCACATTTAGCCGCGTCTCCAAGCGGTCGCATACATCCCCAGCTTAATACCTCTCTACAGTACCCTTCATACAGCTCGTCCCATCATTACTAACAACCTCAATCGGCACCTCACTCTGATCGATCGTATCCTTCTCGATCAAGATCCTGTACCCTTCCCCAACATACACCGGGCTCGTAGCACGGTACTTCAAGCTCTTCGGAAGCAGAATCTCCTTTCCAGCAATACCGGCATACTCGTCTCTCCATAGGTCTAGCATGCCAAGCATGTTCAGCGGCCCATGCACGACAGTGTCCCGGTGGCCTTCAACATCAACGCTCCAAGGCTTGTCGTAATGGATGCGATGCGCATTGAACGTCAACGCGCTGAAACGGAACAGCGTTGGCGGGTCTCTGTTGAAATGTCTCACCAGCTTTCCTCCGTCTACTCGCTTGAGCTCGTCCAAGGTCGACTCTGGTGGCTTCTGTGGGCTTTTGGCCCTCTTGCTGGGATCAAGGGCTTCGCGAAAGACCCAGTTGCGGTTGTCAGTAACGCAGAGGTTGTCCTTTGAGTCGAGGAATTCTTTCACAACACCAACGACGAGCATGGCTTCGCCGGTCTTCTTGATGGTCTTGACTTCGCAGGATTTGACTTTGGTCACTTCTGTTGCGATGTCGCCGACCTTTAGGTAGGACTGGCTTGATGCGCTGGGATCTGCGCCCGGCCAGTGGATTGAGCCGCCTGCCCACATCCGACGGGTGAAAGGTGCTTCCTACTCATCATCAGAACCAATATCGTGATCAGACTCGACTGCATAAGCTCACTGGATTATATGATGTATCGGTTCCATCGATGCCAAGGGCGCCTGGTAGCTGAGTCGGCGTGAAGTAAGCATTATGGTAGCCAGCCGGCAGTGGCGTTCCTGCAGCAGGTTCGTTCTGCTCGAGTGATTCTGATCCTGGCCATAGCTTCGTGCGATCCGATGTTAAAGAGAACAGACGAAGTTGATTGGCATCGAGCAATTGCTTCCGGACGAACTCCTTGCCATGGGCGAACTTGGATAAGAACGCCTCGGCTATTGCTTCTGGCTTCTTCTGCTGGAGTGAAGTAGTGGCATGGAATGTCCTCGCGTCTGAGAGTACAGACGACCGTACTGGAAAGGCTGATCGTTGACCAGCTCTGACGGCCGCTGACAGTACAGTCCTCGTCATGTTGTAGTTGCTTCTGCTACCCACCAGCTATCGTCAGATATGGATATCTTCCCGGCCTTCTGCACTGAGTGTTGAATTCGTCCTGCCAGCCGTTTCAAGCTGGGACCAACACTTTATGTTCTTGTGCTGAAGGCCAGAGAAGATAACCAGGAAGACGTGACATAAATGAGATCGAAGGGAGCACAATCAGGGTTGCAGATCGCTTAGCTCGCTCCTCACCTTATAGCCGGCTCGCCAGCCTTATAGCCGGGCAGTGCACCAATGTGGATCAATCTTGTCACATTTGATCATCCACGACGCACGAGGAACTGCTCATTATGGGCACGAAGTATAGTCCGGATCGCACGCTGAAGGGCAGATCGCATAATTGTGATCACGGAGAGAGGAGAAGAAAGGCCGGAGTCTGCATCGAGCTTTCTCATGGGCCATGGCGGGTCTCACGAAGCGGCCGACCCCAGAGCCGCTCCCGCAGACCCACCACGACTTCTTTGCATGTGAACATCGTCTTCGCACTTTGACTTCCATTGCGACGACCAACACACCGACATCGTACGCTGTCGCCATCATGGCCGACCCCTTCGAAGTGCGCATGCGCTTCACATCTCAGCTCCAGCACCTCAACGCCAGCACCTCGTCCGCCCTCAAAGCCGCCAACTACGCCCTTCGCTACCACGAATTCAGCGACGACCTCCACTCTTGCATACTCGAACAGCTCGAGCGCAACAACATGAACAACCGCGCGAACATAATGTACTTCTTGCCTGCACTCTGTGACACCGCAAAATCCCAAGGCGACCTTCAATACGTGCGCATGATGGAGCGGGACATTTTGCGAATCATTGATCTCGTTGCGCCGGATGATGGAAGCGGCGCGGCGAACGTGAAAGTCGTGAGGAAGGTGCTGCAGCAGTTGCAAGGAAAGAGCTTTTTGCAGCCGCAGACCGTGACGGAGCTGGAGGAGTGCATTGCGGGGAGGGACAACGTACCCGGCGGACAGTCAAGTCCGACAAAAGATGCAGCTATGCCGGATGCTGTGAGGAAAACGCCAATCTCGGCTGGCCGAGACTCGGGAATGTTCTACAATACGGGTGTCAGACTTGATAAGAGACAGATCGAGCAGCGCATTGAGGAGGATCGGGAGCGCCACAAGAGGGCTAGGGAGGGCATGTGGGCAGTGCAGCAGAATGATCAGAACTTGGCGCAAGATGTGGAGTTCGAGAGGACGTTTGATGCTGGGAGTGACGTGGATACGGACGATTATCGAGAGGCTAAGGAGGAGGCGGAGGAGAGGAGGAAGCATTTGGAGTTTGATGATTATTGAGCCTCACTTGGAGCATGAGCTGCAATTTAGCGAGGCGTTGGTGGGGCGTTGAAAGTATGAGGATATCATGCTTGAAAGCTATGAGACGGTCGACTTCAAGACTATTCAACAGCACACTCGAACATCACTTGATTGCAACATGTTCCGATTCCCTTCTCCGGCTCACAACAACACCGACCACCAACATCATCGCAGCTCACCACCACAAGTGACCAACTCCTCACGAGTCAACACCGAGACGCCGACTATGAAGTGCGAAAGCGAAGAGCCGTCCTCGTCCACGGCAGACCAAAACGATTTTCCACTCCCAAATTCGTTTTCGTGCTCACAAAGAAAATCACACCAGCGCACCAAAGCCATGTGGGACGCTGCTGTCTCCGCGATAAACGCCTATCTACAAACTGATGAGGACTATGTTACCAGTGAGGAAAAGAAGGCATTTTCATCCACAATCGAACAGCTGCGAATTTCAGCTGAGCGACTGGTCTCCACGCTTCAGCAGCCCCTATCGCCCACGCACGGCCACACAGATGAGAATCTGGACCAGTCAAGAGAGATAGAGAAGCCAGGCCACGAAGAGAGCGTATCCGAAGAGCGGATGGTGGATCTGGAGTGGGCACTCGAACAGGAAAGACGCAAGCGCAAACACCTTCAAGAGGACTTCGAGACCTTCCGAAGTAACATGGCAAATGTTCTGACTGAGCATGCTCAGGACATTGCCGAGCTCAGATCCTCCCTTGTGCCACAGAAAAGGAAGGCAGTCTCAAGTCGTACAGTATCTGCGGCGTACACCGCAGTGGAGTCCACTGACCTTGACACTGCGAACCCAGAGCCGCATCGCCTCAAAAGACTCAATATAGAGGGCCTCAATCTGGACTCCTTCTCCTGGGACCTGACACTGGACCGTACCCAGCTCATTGATCCCGCTGACGGCTTTGTGTATCTGCTTCCAGATGTAAGGACTACCTGCTCTGACTACTAACACGCTACTGACACTCCCATCCCAGTACCCGGACCTCAAAGCGATGGTCCTGAACACTGTCAAGAATCTTGCCCCGAAACCCCTGTCAAACCGTGCAAGCAGCCACAAAGGCTTGTGGCAATGCTTAGGCACACGAGTCAAAGGGGACGGCGGTGTCAACAGAGGCACTTACGTTCCACCCAAGGAGGCTTGCGTCAAGTGTGCTACTGCGAGACGGTTCTGTATCATGTTCAACATTGGCACTGCGCCGGTCAATGCTGAGACGTGGTTGCTGCCGTTGCCTGGGGTGTTGAGGGGAGATTGCGGACTCGGGGAGGAAGGGTACTTTAGGATGGTTGCGGCGTGAGCGGGATGGGATACGAGAAGCTCAAGAAGGTGCTGAGAAGAGACAAAAGTACTGACTATCATCACTATACCATACCACCGAGTACAACTGCGCTGCTCTCCTACTTCCTAGCATTTGCCAGCAGTGAAGCACTCGGCCCCACATCTGCCGGTTCCGAGGTGGAGGAAGCTTCCCGTCACCAGGCTGGAAAAGAACGTCACACTGCGCGACCGCAGAGCTGACGACCACTAAGCCACCTGGGCACCGTGCACGGCAGTAACGTAGCATGCAGTGCTGTGAGGTTCGCTGACCGCTGCTGTTCGCAAAGGCGCAGCGCCTGTTCATCTTCTGCGGCCTGCTCCACCGTTCCCGCCTACCTTCACCTCCTCACTTGACTGCACATTCCATTCCGCGCACCTGCTTTACTTCACGCGCTTTGCCACTACAAGAACTGATCATCATACAGTCGTGCAGCATCATGAAGACACCATCGATCCTCACCCTCGCCTGCGCAGCGACGGCAGCAGCACAATCCGCGACAGTCGTCATCGAGGCGAGCCATGGAGGCGCTGGCCAAGGGCTCGCGAACACGACCATCACAGTACCGTTAAACCAGCGATATACCGATTCCGCATTGGATACTGTCAGTAACCTATACCTGACTGGAGCTGATGGTGTACCTCTCGACTCAATCACCTGCACCCCGCACAGAAATGGCAACTTGACAGGAGCCGGTGGCCTCCCTTTCACCAGCACCCAACCTAGTTCTCTTTCAACGAACACAGTGCAGGTCGGTTCGCTCTTCTGCAACAGCACGGACAGCTCGACCTCCTCTTCAAGCAGCGCAAGCAGCGCAAGCACGACGAGCACCGCATCCAGCACCCAAACAGTCCCTGGTGTACTACCTCCAGTGGTGACCGACAGCACTACTCGAGGTGCAAATGCTACCTCGATCCTCCTGACAACGGTTTCCGGATCCCAATCAACAGCTTCGCCTTCGACCATTACTAGCACGGCGATCGTCTCTGGCAGCGATGGACCTCAGACCTCGGTCTTCACGAGTGTAGTCAACGGCGAAGCCACAGCGACTGCTTCTGGTCCGCCAAGTCTCAATACTGACAGTCAAGGCGCAGCTACGGCTATAGGGTCGGGCGATCGAAGTGTTCTTGGCGCGGCTGTCTTCTTGCTTGGTCTAATGGCTTTGCTGTAGTGAGCTCTCTCAAGACACGACGATGCCATCGGTGACAAGCTCAAAGACCCGGTTCTCGCGCTCGCGAGAGCATCAGCTGCGTGTGCGGAGCTGGGCTCGCTGCAAGCATGTCCACTAGCACTAATAATTAACGAGTTCGCGATGTTGGGAGCGAAGCACAGGACGGTGACCATGATATACATCGGTCGTGAGATCTCACAGCTCATCGGATAGCGGGTCGTGGAAAGCCGTGGCACCACCGTAACAACATCCTTAATTTGGGCTCAGAGAAGCACTATCAAGGAACCCTGGTGTGTTTCTGTGGCACTCGTGCTTCTCGTCTCGCCCATGCATGCAAGGATCGGCATAGATTCCGGGACGCGTGGACTTCAAGGCTGTGTAGCGCCAATGGTTGCACATCATGCCATGGCTCAATAATCGTATCGTAAGCCTAGGCCAGCATGCTACATCGAGAAAGGCCTTATTCTCGCTGCAGTCTGTACCGGCTGAGACACCTTCCCAATTATGGTCATACGCTGCGCAGTTACACAAAGTGCATTGACAGTATATAGACGACCTGCAATGGCGACAATCATGCCACTTCGCGAGACGAACAAAATCGCTTTGGGACAGAACCTGCGACCGATTATTTCCCCATCACGGCAGGACCCTTTCGAGAGTCGAGGACCCAGGGAGAAAGCTCTGCCAGCCCGTAGCATGTAAGATGCCAGCATACCAGGCTCTTGGCCAGGTTCGTTCGACCAAATTCCTGAGCATCGATGCGGCGCTGCATTGATGCGGCCGCATACCCTTCGCGGCACTTGAGCCGGCCACCGGCTCTCCAGCACTACATGATAGCGAACCAAGCGCTATTTGATGTAATCCGTTGTTGGATGAATTGGTGATAACACTGTCAGCTGCCAATGCATCGTCGTCCGATACAAGATCTGCTCTGCGCAACCTAAGTCATCGGGCCCCATCAAGTGTGGCACATACTCCTTCGCCCAGCGAGTGCTCTAGCGACTGCAGCACACTGAAAGACTTCTCACCAGAGAGGGCTACTAGCCAAGGACTTAATAAAGCGGAACTGAGAAAGCGGAAGGTGGCGGCAGCCAAGTACACAGGCTGTACCTACTCCCTGGACGATTTCATTGCCCTCGACACTGTGGATTGTCTGCTCATGCAATATGGCAGCACCAGTCACATGGGCGTGCGAGATTCCAGCTACTCAACCTTTATCAATACTACTAGGACGGCTGCTCTATACTACAAAGTACGGGACGAAGTCGCTATTATCACTGGGCATCCATTGTGCTGTCCGGGTGGATATGAAGCTATCCTTGGCGAGTTTCGCTAGCTGTGCAAGACACGTCACTGGAGCGTTGCGGTCATGGCAGCTTCTTCAGCTCTCGCCCCTTGGCCGAGGGAAAAGGTTGGATCAGCATGAGGGTTGGCATCGAAAAGGTGTTGAATCCACTTCCCAACCCTCTCATTCTTGAAACCGGCGGCAAGCGGACTGTGAATAAATGCGAACAACTACTGAAGTCTGGCATGTCTGTGCAGCTTTACTGCCCTGCGTATCAGAACGATGAGGATCTTGAAGCAGAGATCGTCCGGATCCACAACGACTGCGCGCCCAGCGTCTCATGACCGTCTTCGACATCCTCTCACTTCCTCGCTCAATGACGTACATCTACATCAAAGACTCACAAGGCACCATCACTGGCTTCGCCGCTCTTCGGAAAATTCGCGACGGCTTTCACCTGGATCTTTGCGATGCGACTTCCTC
It encodes:
- a CDS encoding 37S ribosomal protein MRP10, mitochondrial, which gives rise to MAPGKSNASSSFRTLQTAQSNLPPLPKLRIRKPDRADANPCIGVMGSMLGCWASSGYSAAGCQVLEMQLRKCMDERKATQAKKSTINHHLSRFYPQIIGPHKRK
- a CDS encoding CTD kinase subunit gamma; amino-acid sequence: MADPFEVRMRFTSQLQHLNASTSSALKAANYALRYHEFSDDLHSCILEQLERNNMNNRANIMYFLPALCDTAKSQGDLQYVRMMERDILRIIDLVAPDDGSGAANVKVVRKVLQQLQGKSFLQPQTVTELEECIAGRDNVPGGQSSPTKDAAMPDAVRKTPISAGRDSGMFYNTGVRLDKRQIEQRIEEDRERHKRAREGMWAVQQNDQNLAQDVEFERTFDAGSDVDTDDYREAKEEAEERRKHLEFDDY
- a CDS encoding Mesaconyl-C(4)-CoA hydratase is translated as MTRTVLSAAVRAGQRSAFPVRSSVLSDARTFHATTSLQQKKPEAIAEAFLSKFAHGKEFVRKQLLDANQLRLFSLTSDRTKLWPGSESLEQNEPAAGTPLPAGYHNAYFTPTQLPGALGIDGTDTSYNPEAPFTRRMWAGGSIHWPGADPSASSQSYLKVGDIATEVTKVKSCEVKTIKKTGEAMLVVGVVKEFLDSKDNLCVTDNRNWVFREALDPSKRAKSPQKPPESTLDELKRVDGGKLVRHFNRDPPTLFRFSALTFNAHRIHYDKPWSVDVEGHRDTVVHGPLNMLGMLDLWRDEYAGIAGKEILLPKSLKYRATSPVYVGEGYRILIEKDTIDQSEVPIEVVSNDGTSCMKGTVERY